ggtatacacaatttttttacttgCTTCTGTTTTCGTCTTTGAAATGTTTATCATCTTAAGCGTTCTTCAATCTTTGACAGACTAACGAGCTCTATCAGTTGGCCGCTGTAGCATTTTGCTTGCTTGTCGCTTGGGTTAGTCTGATccctttgttcttctttctattGGCTGCTTGCACATGGGTGACTCTCAACTTGTCAGTTCTTAAATCCAGTATCGTTTTGGCTTCTTCAGTGTAGTGACAAGCTAGGTCTAAGTCTTGAGTTGGGTTCCTTTGCGGCAGGAGTGATGATCTCTACAACTGATCTCGCTCAGCATACTCTTGAGCAGGTAGGAATTCGAGATTAACTTTTTCGAACGAGAGGGTCTCTGCCCTTTTTCTATGGCCCATTGTACAAAGATTTTACCAATAGACCTGTTCTGATCGCTTCTATCTCCTTACAGGTGGAACCCATCCGCAATTTTTTTGCAGCGCTATTCCTTGCTAGTATCGGCATGCTGATACATATGCACTTCTTGTGGAACCATGTTGACATTCTGTTAGCAGCTGTGTTACTTGTGATAGTGATAAAGACCGTGGTAGTTGCGATCGTTGTTAAAGTCTTtggatataataataaaactgcAGTACTTGTAAGAAGTGaacccttctttttttcccGCTTTCACATTATTCAAAACTTTTGTGGAAAGAGGCCtcacacttttcttttcttttctataggTTGGAATGTCCCTTGCACAGATTGGGGAATTTGCTTTTGTTCTGCTAAGTCGAGCATCTAATCTTCACCTAATTGAGGTAAGCAATTAAAAAATGCTTCTTTGATAAATTCAATGCTTCATTAGTAATATGTTAGCGTATATCTTCCAGACCGTATATGACCATATAATAGCTTTCTCATAATTTGCTTTGGGTGGACTGTGGAGTGATAGTAATGAAGAGCTTTGTGTTTCTTTGCAGAGCAAATTGTACCTCCTGCTTCTTGGAACAACAGCCTTGAGCCTGGTACGTATCTATTTCTTTTGCGCTTTGGTCCAGTTCAATTTCATAATGAATATTGACACGGAAGTTGATTATCAATGAATAGCAGTAGATTTCTCATACTTGAAATCAATATTGTGTAGTTACTATTcaaagtaaattatataacaGGTAACAACGCCATTGCTATTCAAGTTGATACCAGCCGTTGTACATTTAGGAGTCCTCTTACGGTGGTTCTCTCCCGACAGCTCAACCGAGGTAACTCCAAGTCATCTATCTGTTTCTCTATGGATTTGGCTCAAAACGTAGATTTTGAACATTTATATCTTTACAGATTGGTTTCAAAGGAGAGTTGTATCACTCAGAGAGTGCAAAGCGTATATCTCTGATGATCCAAGGTTCTCTTCACGACTCTTGAAGTTTTGATGATGTTCAGTATAACACGCAAACATCAAGCCACATTTGGTCTCAAGCTAGGCAAAGGCAATGAATGGGAGCTTCCGAAATGTATAGATGCATTGAGATATCAGAAGAAACCCCAAGAGGAACCCTGTATAAAAAATCTCTACACGAAGATAATTACAGAGACTTGTAACttcacttccatttttttttgtttaatgttttgggATTCTTTTTTCTCGAGTAAAGAAGGTAGGAAGAGgttattttttagtttgttttctttattcttatgcgttctaaaaaacaaaataagaaacatctTCAGCGTACTGTAGTCATACAAAGTTAAAACTATCTTTTATACATAAAGAGTTTTTGAGCTAATCTATTACAAAGTACAAACACAgtttaataaaagaatatttgaatTGATACACCAAATATGAGAGGAAAAATACAATGAATCAATGTGTGTTTCTTCTTTAACATTTCGTGGGAACCCGAGTTTTTATTGGCTTTAGCTTTATACCAAGACTCTCTGGAGAAAGAAGCTCTGGTGAAATACATGACGGACTGAGTGGACTACGGGGGCTATCGCTAACCCGACCAGGCCGATACAATCCAAACCCCATGAAAAAGAACTCCATTGGTATCAACATCGCATGTGGTTGCTCTTCTGTCACCATTGATCCACAAGCTTGCACCTGCAATTTAAGACAAAAATACATGTTTCAAGAATCTTAGAGCCTGAATCTTCACGGAGAGAAGCTAAGAGCTACCACAACATTTTTTACGTTAAACCGCATACCTCAACTAAGGCACTATATTTTCTGTCCAATGCAGTCACCATGTGTAGAGTTTCAGAGTGGAAGGGAGATTGGTCGCCAACAAATATGAGTGTACGGCATTTCAAACTTCTCAATCCATCAGTTAGGTCATGTCTCCTGTTAACTGCTTCCAGAAACCGCATAAGACTACTCCTGTGTCTTTCACCTAGCAGctgtataattatattatattatacaacAACGTTATTACCAAGGTGATGAAAAGCTGTTAAATCATCTGGAAACTACTACTAGGTTTAGCACTCACTCTTCTGCATTCATGTACCACATCCCGCTCTGGAACCTCAGAGCTACCACGAGCTTCCTGTTGCGATTAAAAACAAGATTAATCGATAACCATTGAGTCTACGCCGGTTTCCACCAAGGAATCACCAGAAAGATTACCTTACTGAAGTACCGTTGGAGGAAAATATCTTTTAACAGCCCAGACATGCCATAGTAATACAACAAGTTTGACACTACCtgcataataatttttaacataGGCTTATTAGTCTGGATGCGAAAAAAGTGTGTGATACTCCCCTTTTGTACAGTCATATAAACTATGATGGGAAGTGAAGGAAAATAAACCTTGTAATAAAACCATTCAGACCATGAGGGCGCTTTGCATAGAGGTGATATAAGAATCAAACCCAAAACTCGGTCTTTATGTTTAATCTGCAACCATAAAACAATCACTGATAAGTAATGAGATATTGTATGAAGTTCTGAGAATATAGCTACACATAAATCCTCAAAAGGTCTCACTGAGTACATACAGCAAACAAGGAAAGGATGTAGGCACCAGCAGTTATCCCCATGCACATTACTGCCTCTAGGCTGCAAGAGACATATAGATATTTAGAGGATAATAGCGGGATTATTCTTGTTACGATAGCCCAGAGTTAGAGTGAGAGCTAGTCGAAACATGATTCAAGCTTCACCTAAAGAAGTTCAATACTTCAAGAATCTGGTCTGCGAGGTCCTCAACAGAAGGCGACGGATCATTGGAACAAACTGGAGCAGCTCCAAACTGCAAAAACTCTTGTGGATACGATGGAACCCAACACAACGTGAGCAAACAGCAAAGTAGTTACAAAGAAACTAATGAACTGTTTCAAGACAATCAATTTTGCAAACCTCATGTCCTGGGGGACTAATATGGTAGATGCAGAAATTATGGAGCAGTAAGGACACTGCTTCAGGGCAGAGAAACAATCCTTGGAAACACGACAAATCTAGCAgacataaaacacacacaagaatCAAAAATCAGATTatcaaatgaaaacaaatcaagCACTAAGTGCATATTCCCAACTCTTACAGTTTAGTGCTACATCTGGATAAGTAATCAACGCTGGTTTCTCTTGATCTCCATAAACTACAGCTGAAACTGAACCATGGCAAGTTTTGATATGATGCTCctgcaaaagagaagaaaataagcAAGATATATTAACCAGTCTATATCCAAGTTtagacaaaaataaacaatgccACAGGCTCGATTCTAAAATGCACACCATTAGCTTTCATCCAGTTTCAGCTCAACATTTAGAAaccagaatatatatattatatttattttgttgttctcTGAATCACATACAGCTAAGAAAAGGAACATTCCAACTTTGTTccagacaacaaaaaaaattaaggccCTGAAGAGATTCTCCCATGTGAAAGACTCAGAAAAATCAGTAGAAGAGATAACTTATGGCTTAAAAAAGTCAGACATTATATATCAAtcatggaacaaaaaaaaaggataccaTTTTTCAACGGAATCTCTTATGAAAgaatcaaattaaaagaaacaccCAACTTGCAGATTTCAGATGAAAATTTAAAGGGTCATCATCCATAAAGACAAAGTGAAACAACTTTTTTTAAGTATCAATGAAGTAATCTCCCAACTTGTACAAAACTAAAATCAAGAACACGATATGACAAAATTTTGATTCCAATCAAGAAACTGAAGCTAGAGTTACTAAAAGATTCAAGAAATTAAGGACAATGGCTAATTTCAATTCAATTGCCCACTGAGATTAGATGCTAAGAATCCAGAAGAGAGAAAACGAAATGTGACAGTTCTAATTACCACAAAAAGTATCAAACTTTAGAGTAAGACAGGTACAGTAATGGGAGAAAGGAAGTAAATTTGGTAGGTCAAAGAGTAAACAAACCTTGCCACCATTGTAGATCTCTTCAATGTCGACTGAGACGTCGTCGTTTAAACCCACCATAGCCCTGTGAAACCCCTCAAGACTGCACCtattcttgctctctctctctctctctctctctatctatatcTTGAAACTGGAATTGGAAGATAACAACACAATAAAAGTCTTGAGCTTTCTCTTGTGGCTCCTTATTATTATTGCCTTAGATAGTACGCTTCAACGGCTCTTTTAGGCTTtcactttgtcttcttcttcaatggaaTGGACCACtactatatctctctctctctctctctttctttctctctgtctcgATGTCTGTGTCTGTGTCTTTTATAAGCAAAGCCGCGTTGCCCTTTTAATGGCCCAGCGGTTGGTTAATCAAAATCACTTCCCACCGACGCCGATgactcttccttcttttttctttggtttttttttttttggatttgcaCCGATCTTCAAAACGGCGCCGTTTTTATTATCCCCTAATCATTTTCtcagtttatttatttactcactttttttttctttttcgtttcaTTATTTATTCAGTTCCCTTTATTCATCCTAAACATAATTTTATGTAAtcatgctgaaaaaaaaaaattatgcaatcatgatttagtttttttttttttttttttNNNNNNNNNNNNNNNNNNNNNNNNNNNNNNNNNNNNNNNNNNNNNNNNNNNNNNNNNNNNNNNNNNNNNNNNNNNNNNNNNNNNNNNNNNNNNNNNNNNNNNNNNNNNNNNNNNNNNNNNNNNNNNNNNNNNNNNNNNNNNNNNNNNNNNNNNNNNNNNNNNNNNNNNNNNNNNNNNNNNNNNNNNNNNNNNNNNNNNNNNNNNNNNNNNNNNNNNNNNNNNNNNNNNNNNNNNNNNNNNNNNNNNNNNNNNNNNNNNNNNNNNNNNNNNNNNNNNNNNNNNNNNNNNNNNNNNNNNNNNNNNNNNNNNNNNNNNNNNNNNNNNNNNNNNNNNNNNNNNNNNNNNNNNNNNNNNNNNNNNNNNNNNNNNNNNNNNNNNNNNNNNNNNNNNNNNNNNNNNNNNNNNNNNNNNNNNNNNNNNNNNNNNNNNNNNNNNNNNNNNNNNNNNNNNNNNNNNNNNNNNNNNNNNNNNNNNNNNNNNNNNNNNNNNNNNNNNNNNNNNNNNNNNNNNNNNNNNNNNNNNNNNNNNNNNNNNNNNNNNNNNNNNNNNNNNNNNNNNNNNNNNNNNNNNNNNttttttttttttttgtcaaccattgggccacaactggccggcccattagccaaattcctatatTCGTATGAGCCAGGACTCAATCTCGgatgtgatggtgccttctacaaatggattTACCTCCtaccactgcactaaggtcacttcacgatttagttttattatgaggacattttgtcaaattttcgagcccaaaaaaaaataaagagtaagaaaaatttgtatgaaactaatcttttttttaacaacaaataaaactgaTTAACCAATTAGGAAAAGAATTATTCACATAACTAACCACATGCAGTTGGGTACGAATTTGTCGTGCCAAACGATCCGTAAACACATTTGCATTTCTTGAAATCAAAGTCAACGAGAAACTTGAGAATTTCTCCATATCCACCTTGATGTTTTCGAGATAAGCTGAGAAGGCCAACCAATTTGATGGTGAagacatcatcttcatcaaatttGAGCAGTATGTGAGAAAAACTACATCCTTGAAATTATGGTTGAGCATACATCGCAAAGCTCAAACAAAGACTTCGACCTAAGCGTGAAGTGGTGAGAGGCtaatatgaaactaatcttgTAAAGGGTAAAAAATTTCATTGTCATGCTACTGGTCTTaatgcaaatatttatttttaaatacaaataaaaatgtagttttaatattaaattaataaaatcttttaaataatatttagtttccaaaagaaaattattttctctctaattaattatagatgaaaattactaataaatttaaaaattttataaaccaatcagaattttaaaaattaagattttatatataagtatacaacttgattatttttaataactatatttagaagattttgttaagattttaaattttgattctcgtatcattttttttgtttgttaaccaaacattaaattagaaaataactccaaggTTGGTTGTCCAAAccggaggataagagtttacaaaagataaGTCTGAAACTAAGGTTCTCGAAGAacgagcaagacaatctgccctcACATTTGACGTACGCTGAATCCTGGTAAGAGTGAAGTCAGGTAGAGGTGACCTGAAGTGGCTGAAAACATCTAGCAGGTTGGAGAATGCGGGCCATTTATCTGGAGACTGCACAATCGCCACAagctctgcacaatccgtctcataAGTTTGACAGTTAACACCAGCATTCATGAGAGACTCCATAGTCCAAATCAACGCTTGTAACTCCGAATGAAGGGGTGAAGGGCTTCGTCTAACACAACGTGCTCCCAGAAGTAAAGTCGTGTCCTCATCATTACAGTACCACCAACCCAACCCCATAAAACGATCTAAACCCTTCCAGGatccatcaatctgacaacagAAAGAGGGTTCCGGGGTTTCCGGGGAAACCGGAGGATCTTGGATTCCCACGGAGAAAGACTTGGCCTCCTCCCATAGTAGTTTATCATTAGTTGCCTGATTAATAACATCGATTGGCTCTGCCTCCGTTTcctcaaaaacttttttattcctatccttACAAATTGACCATAAAATACAAAGTAGTCGGAAACAAATATACGGAACTCCCAATTGAGAATACGTCCGCCAGAATATAAAGTCTAAATTCGAAAACACGGATTCATAGGGGAATCCATCAGGAAGTAGTAAAACTAGAGACATCTCCCAAATCCTACGTGAATGAGGACACTCGAAAAGAGCATGATTTATAGATTCAACCCCAGAATCACATCGCTTACAGATGGTATCACACCGCACACCCTGATGGGCAAGCCGTTCCAGCACTGGAAGAGAACCGGAAGCtatctgccagaaaaaatgttgaatcttCGGGGGAACTTCCAGTTTCTAGGCTTGTGCCCTCAGAGCCGTACACATCGGTCCATACTCAACTTGCTTAATTAAATCCCGTGCGAGCCAATAACCCGATTTGACCGAATATTTCCCtatttttgtaaaatgccaAATTAATCTATCCGATTTAAAAGATTGACTGACCGTCATACTCTGAATAATCAGGATGTCCGCCGGATCCATGAACTCCTCAAGAATAGGCAGATGCCATTCTTTTGTAATTGGattaattaaatggttaactATTAAATTAGGGTGTAACTCTTTCCCACGACCAGTAGCTGGTCTCGGTGGGTTATCCGGTATCCAAGGGTCTCTCCATACAGAAGTATTACAACTAGAGCCTATCACCACCCTTGCCCCGCGTTCCACTAAACTTTTTGTTGAGTAGATGCTCCGCCAAGCAAACGAGGGGGAGTATGTTTTTTTGGCCATTAGGGGATGTTTGTTCCTAAAATATCGACCTCGCCGTAACCTAGCCATTAAGGACGTGGAGTAGTGAATTAACCACCAATACTGCTTAGCTAGCATCACATCATTAAACTGCTCTAGAGCACGAAAGCCCAAACCTCCTGCACATTTATCattacacattttatcccaagctACCCAATACAAACCCCGTGCCTTATCATTAGACTacatattttggaatatggttcataaccactataaatatatgactaatatgttttgagtacaactgagcaggaagcttgatttatcaggtatccaaatttaacagtttaatttagttttatatttgagcatatttaaacttttaaaaagtaaacatattataatatatttacaattttcaaaattttttaagagattataaatatttaaatttttatagaatgtttaaattattataaatatttgaactttgtcgaaagtttaaaatattataatatatttagtctataaaatatttaagtaatattgatatttttactcttaaaaattttaaaatataaaaaaagtttgagttaaacccgttaaaacatgtatttttatcaaactataaattaaattggttttttacaattttgctgaggtttgatatatcaaatattaacttctaaatgataacctaaatatacataatctcactataaatacaatgatttcctaaccattgaaatatctcacactaaaatttaacaagcaacttcCCCTCTTTTGAcgataaaccaaaataaataaaaaaactcatcctcttacaaaactactatccgatattgcggtgtgtctatcctcctacaaaactactatccgatattgcggagtatctattctcttacaaaactactatctaATATTACGGTGTGTCTATTTCCGTGAAAAGCTACATTTTAAAAACTACTTACTCTACtaggatttccaatttattGTATAAcctcaaatatacaaataaacactatataaacaaaaaaataagtcaaaataaaaaactacattaaaaaaatacaaattataaaaaaaaattaactaaaaatatataatcccgtgctgtagcacgggatatctcctagttgttatttattatttttcttttattaaaaattattaattattttattcgagatggatttattttacaaaatacctaaggtaaatttaaatttatgagttgaaatttgaatttaagtAACAGTGAaacttctttttaaaattatcatgcatgtttgcttgtttctcaaaaacttctttttaaaaaaagtcacaAGAAAGTCAGTCCAACGAGGATGAACAATGACCATGACCCGACGAAGCACACATTCCATTTTAAGTCCGGCCAGTCCGGTTTTTAAATCATTGGAGAAACCAAAAAGCAAtcactgttattattattagatcCAACTAGCTCTACTACAAGGtctcaaacttaaaaaaagtcCTAGTTAAATGATTTGCATAAGCGTCACATTCTCGACATGGTCTACAAAGGTGTGAATGTTATTACTCATTTCCATTCCTTGCAATTCAACCTTTTTGACTGTGTTTCTCTCGATATTGTAGTAGACAAGATAGAAAGGCGTACAACCTCTCATCGACTGGAACACAAATTCCTTTGTCAGCGTCATTCCAACAAAGCGTAGATTGGTGTTTCCCACTATATTCTGCCACATGGCAGGTAATAGATATGTATGCTTCGACCATTCTTGCTTTCCGGCATCTTCTAGAACCCACAATTCCATATTTCTAATTCGGTCACAAGAAATGGCGTTTCCAAGCGAAAACAAACCTAGTTTCCCATTGTAGTTTATTAGAGTTCCATCATACGCAGGTTTATTAATAAATCTGAATTCttcagacctaacatcaaagcaaaccaACATCATTATAGAATGCCTAAGATGATGATCACTAACCTTAGCATcataatacaaaacaccat
This window of the Camelina sativa cultivar DH55 unplaced genomic scaffold, Cs unpScaffold00441, whole genome shotgun sequence genome carries:
- the LOC104773075 gene encoding pollen-specific protein SF21-like; amino-acid sequence: MVGLNDDVSVDIEEIYNGGKEHHIKTCHGSVSAVVYGDQEKPALITYPDVALNYLSCFQGLFLCPEAVSLLLHNFCIYHISPPGHEFGAAPVCSNDPSPSVEDLADQILEVLNFFSLEAVMCMGITAGAYILSLFAIKHKDRVLGLILISPLCKAPSWSEWFYYKVVSNLLYYYGMSGLLKDIFLQRYFSKEARGSSEVPERDVVHECRRLLGERHRSSLMRFLEAVNRRHDLTDGLRSLKCRTLIFVGDQSPFHSETLHMVTALDRKYSALVEVQACGSMVTEEQPHAMLIPMEFFFMGFGLYRPGRVSDSPRSPLSPSCISPELLSPESLGIKLKPIKTRVPTKC
- the LOC104773102 gene encoding putative F-box protein At2g19630 translates to MKSSVTLEDGTENSVWNPIDLIIEILLRLPVNSIARCRCVSKLWATILSRTDFTELFLTRSLARPKLLFACRRVCFDVRSEEFRFINKPAYDGTLINYNGKLGLFSLGNAISCDRIRNMELWVLEDAGKQEWSKHTYLLPAMWQNIVGNTNLRFVGMTLTKEFVFQSMRGCTPFYLVYYNIERNTVKKVELQGMEMSNNIHTFVDHVENVTLMQII